A DNA window from Natronogracilivirga saccharolytica contains the following coding sequences:
- a CDS encoding CARDB domain-containing protein: MNTIKEVFHAGGVFRPKTAEVTPGSMGLNCHESGADGRLFSAANLLFVFALVLMTSCVPTEALPEIEPGTVTLEAPEEAMYVGSYARVPVLIGIQDVGFDDLSFRVAEGAHGGVVSDSRDRTFDPQQPHTMLIAGPRPGEYTLEAVQESTGDVVGEASFKVTVRSAGGSRGPSFVTQASGPGPVVGSAWGGGPSGLQNVGTNLSTGQQNIALIFVDTEDQRFTSDDDELDEFRTRWQEHMTDGFTMPDGTVRSVRRYVQEASLNRADVTMEMFGPYQLDGNWDEVGAGAGLGAHAQAAITTADDDINYNQFNSVLIVSQSVGAVDDTTASFAWPRATLGRGAWWTTSDGNVTLGAMQMPNDWTERDGRQLYATTMHELGHNFGLPDLYTPEVSGRNPGHWDIMHADRRIPNFTLPNRLRLGWTDEDWVRGYNFANLGTDVDETISLRRPSSGNPGSGNFVGAEIRITDGLNYYFEFRNRDDTQIADLQLPSNRRILGTDARSDPFVPPFARPAILRLPQFPGSVGAVLGEGQAYRETDNTSPIYPVEFEATALNIQDNSADLRIRYGVNDKPDPSIRPWGAPPWQTPDIEVRNERNANNPEWFNVPWQGNPNTVIAKVKNNGMLDAPGVQVDFYVKNYNIGSVPESYLGSDIQDIDPGETVEFSTNWVPPSDGHYCIVVRIPLYTRPGEPPVTEMTELNNIAQSNYDRFISPTASPATRRITSVEVSNPYDLPTRVYVGLDQNNPYYRTYLEHRWLDLDANETTEVEVMMEFTGSLPPIGVKDRPTHKLEEPNRVSIQSLIVDPYDANGHVMHRLGGAELDVVTGLSTRIEEFGFRDGGFGGVVITSEGDPVPGGTVILTITTKGSQDEDPEVTNARGEVQNGQFHIPVQRREGDVQAYFVPRQGYGDATSEVVSLP; encoded by the coding sequence ATGAACACGATCAAAGAGGTATTCCATGCCGGCGGTGTATTCCGCCCGAAAACAGCCGAAGTGACTCCGGGCAGTATGGGCCTGAATTGCCATGAAAGCGGTGCTGACGGGAGACTGTTTTCTGCTGCTAATCTGTTATTTGTTTTTGCACTGGTTTTGATGACGTCCTGCGTTCCCACAGAAGCCCTTCCGGAAATAGAACCCGGGACGGTAACACTTGAGGCTCCGGAAGAGGCCATGTATGTCGGCTCCTATGCCCGGGTGCCCGTACTGATTGGAATCCAGGACGTTGGATTTGACGATCTGAGCTTCCGGGTTGCCGAAGGAGCTCATGGCGGCGTGGTTTCCGATTCCCGGGACCGCACTTTCGATCCGCAGCAGCCCCATACCATGCTGATAGCAGGACCCCGTCCCGGAGAGTATACGCTTGAAGCGGTGCAGGAAAGCACCGGTGACGTGGTCGGAGAGGCATCCTTCAAAGTCACGGTCAGAAGTGCCGGCGGAAGCCGCGGGCCCTCCTTTGTCACCCAGGCATCCGGACCGGGACCGGTGGTTGGTTCAGCCTGGGGAGGCGGTCCTTCCGGACTGCAAAATGTCGGCACCAATCTCAGCACCGGACAGCAGAATATCGCTTTGATATTTGTGGATACCGAAGATCAGCGCTTTACCAGTGACGATGATGAGCTGGATGAGTTTCGTACGCGGTGGCAGGAGCATATGACAGACGGCTTCACCATGCCGGATGGTACTGTGCGAAGCGTTCGCAGATATGTTCAGGAAGCATCCCTGAACCGGGCGGATGTAACCATGGAGATGTTTGGTCCTTATCAGCTGGATGGCAACTGGGATGAAGTCGGAGCCGGAGCCGGACTGGGTGCCCATGCCCAGGCCGCCATAACCACCGCTGATGATGACATCAACTACAACCAGTTCAATTCGGTGCTGATTGTATCTCAAAGTGTCGGTGCGGTCGATGACACAACGGCCAGCTTTGCCTGGCCAAGGGCAACGCTCGGCAGGGGAGCCTGGTGGACGACATCCGACGGCAATGTGACCCTGGGTGCGATGCAAATGCCGAACGACTGGACGGAGCGTGACGGACGCCAGCTCTATGCCACAACCATGCACGAACTGGGGCACAACTTCGGCCTCCCGGATCTTTATACTCCCGAAGTGAGCGGTCGTAATCCCGGCCACTGGGATATCATGCATGCCGACAGGCGAATTCCAAATTTCACCCTGCCAAACCGGCTGCGCCTGGGCTGGACTGACGAGGACTGGGTTCGAGGGTATAACTTCGCAAACCTGGGTACCGATGTGGATGAAACGATATCACTTCGCAGGCCATCATCCGGAAATCCGGGATCCGGAAATTTTGTCGGGGCCGAGATCAGGATTACAGACGGACTCAATTATTATTTTGAGTTCAGAAATCGTGATGATACGCAGATAGCGGATCTTCAGCTCCCGTCGAACCGCCGTATTCTGGGAACCGATGCCCGCAGCGACCCATTTGTGCCACCGTTTGCCCGTCCGGCCATTCTGCGGCTGCCCCAATTTCCGGGAAGTGTGGGTGCTGTGCTGGGTGAAGGCCAGGCCTACCGTGAAACCGATAATACATCGCCTATATATCCTGTTGAGTTTGAAGCCACTGCGCTCAACATTCAGGACAACAGTGCAGACTTGCGCATCAGGTATGGGGTGAATGACAAACCCGATCCGTCCATACGACCCTGGGGCGCCCCGCCGTGGCAGACACCGGATATCGAGGTTCGCAACGAGCGCAATGCCAATAACCCGGAGTGGTTTAATGTACCGTGGCAGGGCAATCCGAACACGGTTATCGCGAAAGTCAAAAACAACGGCATGCTTGATGCACCTGGTGTGCAGGTTGATTTTTATGTAAAGAACTACAATATCGGAAGTGTGCCCGAGTCCTATCTTGGCAGTGATATACAGGATATCGATCCCGGAGAAACAGTTGAGTTCAGCACAAACTGGGTGCCTCCCTCCGATGGTCATTACTGTATAGTGGTGCGTATCCCCCTGTATACCCGTCCGGGCGAACCTCCGGTTACCGAAATGACCGAACTGAACAATATCGCTCAATCGAATTATGACCGGTTTATCTCACCCACGGCTTCGCCGGCTACCCGGCGGATAACCAGTGTGGAGGTCAGCAATCCGTATGATCTGCCCACGCGGGTGTATGTCGGCCTGGATCAGAACAATCCCTATTACCGGACCTATCTTGAGCACCGGTGGCTTGACCTCGATGCAAATGAGACGACCGAGGTTGAAGTGATGATGGAATTTACCGGATCGCTTCCGCCTATCGGGGTCAAAGACCGGCCGACACATAAGCTGGAAGAGCCAAACCGGGTCAGTATCCAGTCACTGATCGTCGATCCATATGATGCGAACGGACATGTTATGCACCGGCTCGGTGGTGCCGAGCTGGATGTAGTGACCGGTCTTTCCACCAGGATTGAGGAGTTCGGTTTCCGGGATGGCGGCTTCGGAGGGGTTGTGATCACATCCGAAGGAGATCCCGTTCCAGGAGGGACGGTAATTCTGACGATCACGACAAAAGGATCGCAGGACGAGGATCCGGAGGTGACGAATGCACGGGGTGAGGTTCAGAATGGTCAGTTCCATATCCCTGTTCAGCGGCGGGAAGGTGATGTGCAGGCCTATTTTGTGCCGAGGCAGGGGTATGGGGACGCAACCAGCGAGGTGGTTTCCCTGCCCTGA
- a CDS encoding sensor histidine kinase encodes MNRSSVHIPAASEYDSGLMPGWHVWQNDQALRGMTLKMVPLIGVLVLFMYTDYTLLHNLTVSLIRLIPIALAATLLFFNLTTEGYQTQKRHLYNVLLISLLLMMFVRVILLDDNPEIGGSLAGLLLVVLVLSLELRTNLAITMGVYLLSPVVFTFFAFYPENVWDISYFNIYPMMIAGLLFNIIQSRYSFQTFKSQYMLGVEKQRAEALYRETKEHNEAINRANLMLRDSEKTLKETLQTREKLISIIAHDLRNPFNTITGYSDIISTESDNLTRQEISDYARMINKSSHNTLNLIDNLLSWARSQTGKIALDPRPHSVPDLLNDVIDVISVQADAKNISFDPDMPADLIVEMDYATMSAVFRNLLSNAIKFTPQNGKIAISADKEYDHDGNATSISVKIRDTGAGFSGEHLDDLIKEGKAASRPGTDNEKGTGLGLMICHDFTERNSGTLSARNIPDGGSEFTVTLPYRLR; translated from the coding sequence ATGAACAGGAGCAGTGTACATATTCCTGCCGCTTCCGAATATGACTCCGGACTGATGCCGGGCTGGCACGTCTGGCAAAATGACCAGGCTTTGCGCGGCATGACCTTGAAAATGGTACCGCTGATTGGTGTGCTCGTCCTGTTCATGTACACCGATTACACACTGCTCCATAATCTCACGGTGTCGCTTATCCGGCTGATCCCCATAGCCCTGGCCGCAACGCTGCTTTTCTTTAACCTGACAACCGAAGGCTACCAAACGCAGAAGCGCCATTTATACAACGTACTTCTCATCAGTCTCCTGCTTATGATGTTCGTCAGGGTCATTCTGCTGGATGATAATCCCGAGATCGGAGGAAGCCTGGCGGGACTGCTGCTGGTGGTGCTGGTCTTGTCGTTAGAGCTGCGAACCAATCTGGCGATAACCATGGGTGTTTACCTGCTGTCACCCGTCGTGTTTACCTTTTTTGCTTTCTACCCGGAGAACGTCTGGGATATCAGCTATTTCAATATTTATCCCATGATGATCGCCGGTCTGTTGTTCAACATCATCCAAAGCAGATACAGTTTTCAGACCTTCAAAAGTCAGTACATGCTCGGTGTAGAAAAGCAGCGTGCCGAAGCACTGTATCGCGAAACAAAGGAGCACAATGAAGCCATAAACCGGGCCAACCTGATGCTCCGTGATTCGGAAAAAACACTGAAAGAAACTCTCCAGACTCGTGAAAAGCTGATTTCGATCATCGCTCATGATCTTCGCAATCCTTTCAATACCATCACCGGCTACAGCGACATTATCAGCACCGAGTCAGACAACCTGACCAGACAGGAAATTTCCGACTATGCCCGGATGATCAACAAATCCAGTCACAACACACTTAATCTGATAGACAACCTGCTGAGCTGGGCCCGGAGCCAGACGGGAAAAATCGCACTGGATCCGCGGCCTCATTCTGTGCCGGATCTGCTGAACGATGTCATTGACGTTATCAGTGTTCAGGCCGATGCAAAAAACATCAGCTTTGATCCGGATATGCCCGCGGACCTGATTGTTGAGATGGACTATGCCACCATGTCTGCGGTATTTCGCAACTTGTTGTCGAATGCGATAAAATTCACCCCGCAAAACGGTAAAATTGCCATTTCAGCAGACAAAGAGTATGACCATGACGGAAATGCGACGTCAATTTCTGTGAAAATCAGGGACACCGGTGCCGGTTTTTCAGGTGAACATCTTGATGATCTGATAAAAGAAGGAAAAGCCGCCTCACGTCCGGGCACCGACAATGAAAAGGGAACCGGACTGGGTCTGATGATATGCCACGATTTTACAGAACGCAACAGCGGCACCCTGTCAGCACGGAACATACCCGATGGGGGTTCCGAGTTTACAGTTACGCTTCCGTATCGCCTGCGTTAG
- a CDS encoding amidohydrolase family protein, with translation MRLLVYISVVIVTFAANSAANPNHTAAASEVLAIHDVHVLTMEDEEIKRNYTVIVRDGRIDRMGPANDIEIPENAQMITGELYLMPGLAEMHGHIPGPDQHMDPEETLRMYLAQGITTVRGMLGQPLHLELREKADESSISSPRIITSGPGFSGQSVDSPEQGRQMVREQHDAGYDLLKFHPGLTLEEFEAITGKAHELDMEFSGHISFDVGLERSLDAGKGTIDHLDRYMEFIADAPEGREDPPVIYFGYDLTDHVVDERIREAARITREAGVWNVPTNTLLHNVLNPDLSVETMQEWPGMSFLPEEMVENWSEFVTDLREGEMYDPDRARRFLEIRDRITLALHEEGAGIMLGADAPQIFNPPGFSAHRELALYVDAGLSPFEALKTGTVNVARYLNEEGKSGKVAPGYRADLILLTENPLESIPFHDHLHTVISEGVPYSTDALLESLR, from the coding sequence ATGCGTTTACTGGTATACATCAGCGTGGTGATAGTCACCTTTGCAGCAAATTCGGCTGCAAACCCGAATCATACTGCGGCAGCTTCCGAAGTGCTGGCCATCCATGATGTTCATGTGCTTACCATGGAGGATGAAGAGATAAAACGCAATTACACCGTCATTGTACGTGACGGCCGGATTGACCGGATGGGGCCTGCGAATGACATCGAAATCCCGGAAAATGCACAAATGATTACCGGCGAACTGTATCTGATGCCGGGGCTCGCCGAGATGCACGGGCATATACCCGGTCCCGACCAGCATATGGATCCGGAAGAAACCCTCCGCATGTACCTGGCTCAGGGAATAACCACCGTTCGTGGCATGCTGGGCCAGCCGTTGCATCTGGAGTTGCGTGAAAAGGCTGATGAAAGCAGCATTTCCAGTCCGCGAATAATCACGTCCGGACCCGGATTCAGCGGGCAGTCGGTCGACAGTCCGGAGCAGGGAAGGCAAATGGTTCGCGAGCAGCATGATGCGGGATATGACCTGCTCAAGTTCCATCCCGGATTAACCCTGGAAGAATTCGAAGCCATTACCGGGAAGGCTCATGAGCTGGATATGGAGTTTTCCGGACATATTTCGTTTGATGTGGGGCTCGAGCGCAGCCTGGATGCGGGCAAGGGCACCATCGACCACCTTGACCGTTATATGGAGTTTATTGCCGATGCACCGGAGGGCCGGGAAGATCCGCCGGTTATTTATTTCGGCTACGATCTGACGGATCATGTCGTGGATGAACGCATCCGCGAAGCGGCCCGCATTACAAGGGAGGCCGGTGTCTGGAATGTTCCGACCAATACGTTGCTCCATAATGTGCTGAATCCTGATTTATCGGTAGAAACCATGCAGGAGTGGCCGGGAATGTCATTTCTTCCGGAGGAGATGGTGGAAAACTGGTCTGAGTTTGTAACCGACCTTCGGGAAGGTGAAATGTATGATCCCGACCGTGCACGGCGGTTTTTGGAGATACGGGACCGGATTACACTGGCTTTGCACGAGGAAGGAGCCGGAATCATGCTTGGTGCAGATGCGCCCCAGATCTTCAATCCTCCGGGGTTTTCGGCTCATCGCGAGCTGGCGCTGTATGTTGATGCCGGACTATCGCCGTTCGAGGCACTCAAAACAGGAACGGTTAATGTTGCACGCTACCTGAATGAAGAAGGCAAATCCGGGAAAGTAGCGCCCGGCTACCGGGCGGATCTGATTCTGCTCACAGAAAATCCGCTGGAATCCATTCCATTTCATGATCACCTTCACACGGTGATATCGGAGGGAGTTCCCTACTCGACGGATGCGTTGCTGGAGAGTTTGAGATAG
- a CDS encoding DUF3024 domain-containing protein, giving the protein MAFSSSEKNEIEKLMDDFLKRRRPPEDMRDKLDLSYRIKNQSIEIFELRPQFIRPDKTMEDPVAKITFVRKQNAWKVYWMMSDLKWHSFEHQPQTDTLARALQIIDEDETGAFWG; this is encoded by the coding sequence ATGGCCTTTTCTTCCTCTGAAAAAAATGAAATTGAAAAATTAATGGATGATTTTCTGAAACGTCGGCGGCCTCCGGAAGATATGCGCGATAAGCTGGATCTTTCCTATCGCATTAAAAATCAGAGCATCGAGATATTCGAATTACGGCCTCAGTTTATTCGGCCGGACAAAACAATGGAAGACCCCGTAGCCAAAATCACATTTGTGAGGAAGCAGAATGCCTGGAAAGTCTACTGGATGATGTCGGACCTGAAATGGCATAGTTTTGAGCATCAACCGCAAACCGACACTCTGGCCAGGGCCTTGCAGATTATTGATGAAGATGAAACCGGAGCTTTCTGGGGTTAG